One genomic window of Cupriavidus malaysiensis includes the following:
- a CDS encoding helix-turn-helix transcriptional regulator, with product MPKRPDTLETTLLAVELLRRIPRHRKISAVELHEQLKHAGIERELRTIQRQLEKLSEQFDIERDDRSKPFGYRWKERASGLSLPVLSEQESLMLMLAEQHLRHLLPSSLMQSMDGFFQQARANLSPHGGNATGNVTGRGNRREREWLNKVRVVSTTQPLLPPKIRPGVFETVSNALYANRWLALDYKNAAGKRKTASVMPLGLAQQGVRLYLVCRYEGYDNERILALHRILSAEASVHTFERPRDFDLQRYDADGHFGFGDGKRIRLMFRIAKEAGLHLLESPLSSDQQVREVGDGFEISATVVETAQLEWWLRGFGEAVGEVRREALSM from the coding sequence GCCGTGGAACTGCTGCGCCGCATCCCGCGCCACCGCAAGATCTCCGCCGTCGAGCTGCACGAACAGCTCAAGCACGCCGGCATCGAACGCGAACTGCGCACCATCCAGCGCCAGCTGGAAAAGCTCAGCGAACAGTTCGACATCGAACGCGACGACCGCAGCAAGCCCTTCGGCTACCGCTGGAAAGAGCGCGCCAGCGGCCTCTCGCTGCCGGTGCTCAGCGAACAGGAATCGCTGATGCTGATGCTGGCCGAACAGCACCTGCGCCACCTGCTGCCCAGCAGCCTGATGCAGTCCATGGACGGCTTCTTCCAGCAGGCCCGCGCCAACCTTTCACCCCACGGCGGCAACGCCACGGGCAATGTGACGGGCAGGGGCAACCGGCGCGAGCGCGAATGGCTCAACAAGGTGCGCGTGGTCAGCACCACCCAGCCCCTGCTGCCGCCCAAGATCCGGCCCGGCGTGTTCGAAACGGTGAGCAACGCCCTCTACGCCAACCGCTGGCTGGCGCTCGACTACAAGAACGCCGCCGGCAAGCGCAAGACCGCCAGCGTGATGCCGCTCGGCCTCGCGCAGCAAGGCGTGCGCCTCTACCTGGTGTGCCGCTACGAAGGCTATGACAACGAACGCATCCTGGCGCTGCACCGCATCCTGTCGGCCGAGGCATCCGTGCACACATTTGAGCGTCCGCGCGATTTCGATCTGCAGCGATACGACGCCGACGGGCATTTCGGCTTCGGCGATGGCAAGCGGATCCGGCTCATGTTCCGCATCGCCAAGGAGGCCGGCCTGCATCTGCTGGAGTCGCCGTTGTCGAGCGATCAGCAGGTGCGGGAGGTGGGGGATGGTTTTGAGATTTCTGCGACGGTGGTGGAGACGGCGCAGTTGGAGTGGTGGTTGCGGGGGTTCGGGGAGGCGGTGGGGGAGGTCAGGCGAGAGGCACTCTCCATGTGA
- a CDS encoding McrB family protein, which produces MTDQAFDIEHFHLLNSWKGEVRDKNDAQHEHVYERLKAAYGLTKQWAERVQKRLFPQGKTRVVQRPTHQWTERFLSYNWARIYPTKDAPAGLAYTVGMEAGHGFVVKIDVVNKAVSDPSLRGRYEEMRGEFTASGIVKVMPTEQGVQMGLDGLVDWAVQAIQSFTPTYDQLVERLGFANGQDDRSLLAKFRGHQDFEARQPKWSAQTTALFLRMASALHEAGLDWWYTRATNSQLRFGRKELGAGKGTPVGSFYLQHEGIRVRQVLTSPGGEAETAMISDDLLQRIEAVIDGDGGWQERLGNRPDRPGHWPVDYLANGDAGEAADEPDEPDEPDVGALERASNTIFYGPPGTGKTRALQEWIKTHYTGESGARHAFVTFHQSYGYEEFVEGLRPVLADDAARIAAGANGEEKAEAIEATEATQATEAKGDVQYEIRRGIFWNLCDQARQDPGQRYAMVIDEINRGNISKIFGELITLIEADKREGAPYEAKVTLPYSQQSFTIPPNVDLIGSMNTADRSLALVDTALRRRFEFIEYMPDPSLLTGIRVSRHGIDIDLEAMLAKINQRIEALYDRDHTIGHAYLMPLKTLPEGADAFQQLAAIFRRKILPLLEEYFFEDWQKIRLVLGDNQKTSEEKQFIRALQKSDDLTALFGSGHNLDQYSVRPRYELNISAFSDPEAYVGIYREAARRSEMEE; this is translated from the coding sequence ATGACTGACCAGGCCTTTGATATTGAACATTTCCACTTGCTCAACTCCTGGAAAGGGGAGGTCCGAGACAAGAACGACGCACAGCATGAGCACGTCTACGAGAGGCTGAAGGCGGCTTACGGGCTGACCAAGCAGTGGGCGGAACGGGTGCAGAAGAGGCTGTTTCCGCAGGGCAAGACGCGTGTGGTGCAGCGTCCGACCCACCAATGGACCGAGCGCTTCCTTTCCTATAACTGGGCGCGCATCTACCCGACGAAGGACGCACCTGCCGGACTGGCGTACACCGTGGGGATGGAGGCCGGGCACGGCTTTGTCGTCAAGATCGACGTCGTCAACAAGGCGGTGAGCGATCCCTCGCTGCGTGGCCGGTACGAGGAGATGCGCGGTGAGTTCACGGCATCGGGGATCGTCAAGGTCATGCCGACGGAGCAGGGTGTGCAGATGGGACTGGATGGCCTGGTGGACTGGGCCGTGCAGGCGATCCAGTCCTTCACCCCGACTTACGATCAACTGGTGGAGCGACTGGGATTCGCCAACGGCCAGGACGATCGGAGCCTGCTGGCCAAGTTCCGCGGCCACCAGGATTTCGAGGCGCGGCAGCCGAAATGGAGCGCGCAGACCACCGCGCTGTTCCTGCGCATGGCAAGCGCCCTGCACGAAGCCGGGCTGGACTGGTGGTACACGCGCGCAACGAACAGCCAGCTGCGCTTCGGCCGCAAGGAGCTCGGAGCGGGAAAAGGAACGCCGGTCGGATCGTTCTATCTGCAGCATGAAGGCATCCGCGTCCGTCAGGTGCTGACGTCGCCCGGCGGCGAAGCGGAGACCGCCATGATCTCGGACGATCTGCTGCAGCGGATCGAGGCGGTCATCGACGGCGACGGCGGCTGGCAGGAGCGGCTGGGCAATCGTCCGGACCGGCCCGGACACTGGCCGGTGGATTACCTGGCGAACGGCGATGCGGGCGAGGCAGCCGACGAGCCGGACGAGCCGGACGAGCCGGACGTGGGGGCGTTGGAGCGCGCGAGTAACACGATCTTCTACGGCCCGCCCGGCACCGGAAAGACGCGCGCGCTGCAGGAATGGATCAAGACACACTACACCGGAGAGTCCGGCGCCCGGCACGCCTTCGTCACCTTTCACCAGTCCTATGGCTATGAGGAGTTCGTCGAAGGCCTGCGCCCGGTGCTGGCCGACGATGCGGCTCGCATTGCCGCAGGGGCGAATGGAGAGGAGAAGGCCGAAGCGATCGAAGCGACCGAAGCGACCCAAGCGACCGAAGCCAAAGGCGACGTGCAGTACGAGATCCGCCGCGGGATCTTCTGGAATCTCTGCGACCAGGCCCGCCAGGACCCGGGCCAGCGCTACGCCATGGTCATCGACGAGATCAACCGCGGCAACATCAGCAAGATCTTCGGCGAACTGATCACCCTGATCGAGGCGGACAAGCGCGAAGGCGCACCCTACGAGGCGAAGGTGACGCTGCCCTATTCGCAGCAATCCTTCACCATTCCACCGAACGTCGATCTCATCGGCTCGATGAACACCGCGGACCGCTCGCTGGCGCTGGTGGACACCGCGCTGCGTCGGCGCTTCGAGTTCATCGAGTACATGCCGGATCCGTCGTTGCTGACGGGCATCAGGGTCTCGCGCCATGGCATCGACATCGACCTGGAAGCGATGCTGGCCAAGATCAACCAGCGCATCGAAGCGCTGTACGACCGCGACCACACCATCGGCCACGCCTACCTGATGCCGCTGAAGACGCTGCCCGAGGGAGCGGACGCCTTCCAACAGCTGGCCGCCATCTTCCGCCGCAAGATACTGCCGCTGCTGGAGGAATACTTCTTCGAAGACTGGCAGAAGATCCGCCTGGTCCTTGGCGACAACCAGAAGACGAGCGAGGAGAAGCAGTTTATTCGGGCGCTCCAGAAGTCAGATGACCTGACTGCGTTGTTCGGTTCGGGGCATAACCTGGATCAATACTCCGTTCGACCGCGCTATGAGCTCAACATCTCTGCCTTCTCCGATCCGGAGGCATATGTCGGAATCTATCGCGAAGCGGCGCGTCGCTCCGAGATGGAAGAATGA